One Brassica napus cultivar Da-Ae chromosome C2, Da-Ae, whole genome shotgun sequence DNA window includes the following coding sequences:
- the LOC106393197 gene encoding zinc finger protein CONSTANS-LIKE 6-like translates to MMKNLANVVGGKTARACDSCLKRRARWFCAADDAFLCHSCDGSVHSANPLARRHERVLLKSASPGKQRHDSSSPPHPPTWHQGFTRKARTPRGGKKSHTMIFHDLVPEMSSEDQSFEVEEQLIFEVPVLNPMCHEKCLNESVESKIELPLMSMCFKGSDEEDDNAESCLNGLFPTDTELAQFSADVEILLGGGTDREYNMEELGLGEMLKVEKEEVEEEEELATIEVCDLDVADEITPFVISFEYEYSQKTNLEEEDEKQDVENNMIDVGVNEMSCSIKEEKNEKVHMLRLDYESVISTWGGQGTPWTAREPPQIDLNMLCCPTDSMVESGGEAHHHNYVRGLGLHMGEAGREARVSRYREKRRTRLFSKKIRYEVRKLNAEKRPRMKGRFVKRSSIAAAH, encoded by the exons ATGATGAAAAATTTGGCTAATGTGGTCGGAGGAAAGACGGCGAGGGCATGCGACAGCTGCCTGAAGAGGCGAGCACGTTGGTTTTGCGCAGCTGATGATGCTTTCCTTTGCCATTCTTGTGACGGTTCGGTCCACTCAGCCAACCCACTTGCCCGCAGGCACGAGAGGGTTCTCTTAAAATCGGCTAGCCCCGGAAAGCAACGCCACGACTCCTCCTCACCACCTCATCCACCCACATGGCATCAGGGCTTTACACGTAAAGCTCGGACGCCACGCGGGGGAAAGAAGAGCCACACAATGATTTTCCATGATCTTGTGCCGGAGATGAGCTCAGAGGATCAGAGCTTTGAGGTGGAAGAGCAGCTCATCTTTGAGGTGCCGGTGTTGAACCCAATGTGTCATGAAAAATGCCTTAACGAATCTGTGGAGTCAAAAATCGAGCTACCGTTGATGTCCATGTGTTTCAAGGGCAGCGACGAAGAAGATGACAACGCTGAAAGCTGTCTGAATGGTTTGTTCCCGACCGACACGGAACTGGCTCAGTTCTCAGCTGATGTGGAGATTCTCCTCGGTGGAGGGACGGATAGGGAATACAATATGGAAGAGCTAGGGTTAGGTGAGATGCTCAAGGTCGAAAAAGAGGAggtggaagaagaggaagaattAGCCACAATAGAAGTGTGTGATCTAGATGTCGCTGATGAGATTACACCATTTGTAATAAGTTTTGAGTACGAGTACTCACAAAAAACGaatcttgaagaagaagatgagaaacaAGATGTGGAGAATAATATGATAGACGTGGGAGTGAATGAGATGAGTTGTTCGATTAAGGAAGAGAAGAATGAGAAGGTTCATATGCTTAGGTTGGATTACGAGTCGGTGATTTCCACTTGGGGAGGTCAAGGAACACCATGGACCGCCCGGGAGCCACCTCAAATAGACCTCAACATGCTCTGTTGCCCAACCGATTCCATG GTTGAAAGTGGAGGAGAGGCTCATCATCACAACTACGTTCGCGGCCTAGGTTTACACATGGGAGAGGCTGGTAGAGAAGCAAGAGTTTCAAGATACCGGGAGAAAAGAAGGACAAGGTTGTTCTCCAAGAAGATAAGGTATGAGGTACGTAAATTGAATGCTGAGAAAAGGCCTCGAATGAAAGGAAGGTTCGTGAAGAGATCTTCAATTGCTGCTGCTCACTAA